The Salinispora tropica CNB-440 genome has a window encoding:
- a CDS encoding cation acetate symporter, whose translation MGNGYVVPAIVAVTLLTIGIGFYGLRLARTTSDFLVASRAVSPTWNAAAIGGEYLSAASFLGVAGLILKFGVDMLWYPVGFAAGYLALLLFVAAPLRRSGAFTLPDFCELRLGSRRLRTLATIFVIFIGWLYLVPQLHGAGLTLATLTGSPYPAGALLVAAVVTANVALGGMRAITFVQAFQYWLKLTALAVPAIFLVLQWQADARPAITPPEGPTFRTATTVVVEHPATLTLPDGQLEEVRPGDELTFAAGQPVPAVIGTATDAADWLLPSTAGTDDRGLFTTYSLILATFLGTMGLPHVLVRFYTNPDGAAARRTTLVVLALVGAFYLLPTLYGALGRIYTPHLLLTGETDAVVLLLPNAALGDGTTGRLLAALVAAGAFAAFLSTSSGLLTSVAGVVSTDVLRRGSVRGFRLATVLAAGAPTVLALNVSGLEVSQVVGLAFAVAASSFCPLLVLGIWWRGLTDRGAAAGVLVGGGAAVGAVLVTVLGPPLTGWPATLVAQPAAWTVPLAFTVMVAVSIATHRRVPTDVGVTMLRLHAPEALRP comes from the coding sequence GTGGGCAACGGCTACGTCGTTCCGGCGATCGTCGCAGTCACCCTGCTCACCATCGGGATCGGCTTCTACGGTCTGCGGCTCGCCCGCACCACCTCGGACTTTCTGGTGGCATCCCGGGCCGTCAGCCCGACCTGGAACGCCGCCGCGATCGGCGGGGAGTACCTGTCGGCCGCGAGCTTCCTCGGCGTCGCCGGTCTGATCCTCAAATTCGGGGTCGACATGCTCTGGTACCCGGTCGGCTTCGCCGCCGGCTACCTGGCTCTGCTGCTCTTCGTCGCCGCGCCGCTACGCCGCTCCGGGGCGTTCACCCTCCCCGACTTCTGTGAGCTGCGGCTGGGCTCCCGGCGGCTCCGCACCCTCGCCACCATCTTCGTGATCTTCATTGGTTGGCTCTACCTCGTCCCGCAGCTACACGGAGCCGGGCTGACCCTGGCCACCCTGACCGGCTCCCCCTACCCGGCGGGCGCCCTCCTGGTCGCGGCGGTGGTCACCGCGAACGTGGCGCTCGGCGGCATGCGTGCGATCACCTTCGTCCAGGCGTTCCAGTACTGGCTCAAGCTGACCGCCCTCGCCGTACCGGCGATCTTCCTGGTGTTGCAGTGGCAGGCCGACGCCCGCCCGGCCATCACCCCACCCGAGGGTCCGACCTTCCGCACCGCGACCACCGTCGTGGTCGAACATCCCGCCACCCTCACCCTGCCCGACGGTCAGCTGGAGGAGGTACGCCCCGGCGACGAGCTAACCTTTGCGGCCGGGCAACCGGTGCCCGCGGTGATCGGGACCGCCACCGACGCGGCCGACTGGTTGCTGCCCAGCACCGCCGGGACCGACGACCGGGGCCTGTTCACCACCTACTCGCTGATCCTCGCCACGTTCCTCGGCACCATGGGCCTGCCGCACGTGCTGGTGCGCTTCTACACCAACCCGGACGGCGCCGCCGCCCGCCGCACCACCCTGGTGGTGTTGGCCCTGGTCGGCGCCTTCTATCTGCTGCCGACCCTCTACGGGGCACTCGGCCGGATCTACACCCCACACCTGCTGCTCACCGGGGAGACCGACGCGGTGGTGCTGCTCCTGCCCAACGCGGCGCTGGGTGACGGCACCACCGGCCGGCTCCTCGCGGCACTGGTCGCCGCCGGGGCCTTCGCGGCATTCCTCTCCACCTCCTCCGGCCTGCTCACCAGCGTTGCCGGAGTGGTCTCCACAGACGTGCTGCGACGCGGCTCGGTACGCGGGTTCCGACTCGCCACCGTGCTCGCCGCCGGCGCGCCCACGGTGCTCGCGCTCAACGTCTCCGGGCTGGAGGTGTCACAGGTGGTGGGGCTGGCGTTCGCGGTGGCCGCGTCGAGCTTCTGCCCCCTGTTGGTGCTGGGCATCTGGTGGCGGGGACTGACCGACCGCGGCGCCGCCGCCGGAGTGCTTGTCGGCGGCGGCGCCGCGGTCGGGGCGGTGTTGGTGACCGTGCTCGGCCCACCGCTGACCGGGTGGCCGGCCACGCTCGTCGCGCAGCCAGCCGCCTGGACGGTCCCGCTCGCCTTCACCGTCATGGTGGCGGTGTCGATCGCCACCCACCGCCGCGTCCCGACTGATGTCGGCGTCACGATGCTCCGCCTGCACGCACCCGAAGCCCTCCGGCCGTAG
- a CDS encoding SigE family RNA polymerase sigma factor, with the protein MNAEDSFEEFYRSTRHRVVTVLYALGGDLGEAQDAAQEAYVRAWQRWSKISAYDDAEAWVRTVGYRLLVNRWRKIRNGLSAYRRHGADSATGPPSEDTVALVAALRRLPAEQRQAVVLHHLADLSVLDISKQTGTPTGTVKARLARGRKALAVLLDTSFPEEVSHA; encoded by the coding sequence GTGAATGCGGAAGACAGTTTTGAGGAGTTCTACCGCAGCACTCGACATCGCGTCGTCACAGTGCTCTACGCACTGGGCGGGGACCTGGGTGAGGCTCAGGACGCCGCCCAAGAGGCGTACGTGCGGGCCTGGCAGCGCTGGTCGAAGATCAGCGCGTACGACGACGCCGAGGCATGGGTACGAACCGTCGGGTATCGGCTGTTGGTGAATCGCTGGCGCAAGATTCGTAATGGTTTGTCCGCATATCGCCGACACGGTGCGGATTCGGCCACCGGACCGCCGTCAGAGGACACCGTGGCGCTGGTCGCGGCGCTGCGACGGCTGCCAGCCGAGCAGCGGCAGGCGGTTGTCCTGCACCACCTGGCGGATCTGTCCGTCCTGGACATCTCCAAGCAGACAGGTACGCCGACGGGCACCGTCAAAGCCCGTCTCGCCCGTGGGCGAAAAGCCCTCGCCGTCCTTCTTGACACCTCGTTTCCGGAGGAGGTCAGTCATGCCTGA
- a CDS encoding ABC transporter ATP-binding protein, whose product MTAEHPALTLRGLVKRFDVKTAVAGVDLTVPAGSFYGLLGPNGAGKTTTLSMAVGLLRPDAGGAWVLGHDVWADPVRAKQLLGVMPDGVRLFDRLSGAELLAYHGLLRGMDPTVVDQRAAELLDVLALADAGRTLVVDYSAGMKKKIGLACALLHGPRLLVLDEPFEAVDPVSAALIRDILGRYVAGGGTVVFSSHVMEVVERLCSHVAILADGAIKRVGTLDEVRGEQTLEQVFVTVVGGRTATGEELAWLSQ is encoded by the coding sequence ATGACAGCAGAGCACCCCGCCCTCACGCTGCGCGGTCTGGTGAAGCGCTTCGACGTGAAGACGGCTGTGGCCGGCGTCGACCTGACCGTGCCGGCCGGCTCGTTCTACGGGCTACTCGGGCCCAACGGCGCCGGCAAGACCACCACGCTGTCGATGGCTGTGGGCCTGCTCCGGCCAGACGCCGGCGGTGCCTGGGTGCTCGGCCACGACGTCTGGGCCGACCCGGTACGGGCGAAGCAGCTCCTCGGCGTCATGCCCGACGGCGTACGCCTCTTCGACCGGCTCAGTGGTGCCGAGTTGCTGGCGTACCACGGCCTGTTGCGAGGCATGGATCCGACGGTGGTCGACCAGCGCGCGGCGGAGCTGCTGGACGTGCTCGCGCTCGCCGACGCGGGGCGAACCCTCGTGGTGGACTACTCGGCCGGCATGAAGAAGAAGATCGGCCTGGCCTGCGCGCTGCTGCACGGGCCCCGGCTGCTCGTGCTGGACGAGCCGTTCGAGGCGGTCGACCCGGTGTCGGCAGCGCTGATCCGAGACATTCTCGGACGGTACGTCGCCGGGGGTGGCACGGTCGTCTTCTCCAGTCACGTGATGGAGGTCGTGGAGCGGCTCTGCTCCCACGTGGCGATCCTCGCCGACGGGGCCATCAAGCGGGTCGGCACCCTGGACGAGGTCCGCGGGGAGCAGACGCTGGAGCAGGTCTTCGTGACCGTCGTCGGCGGGCGCACGGCGACCGGCGAGGAGCTGGCGTGGCTGTCGCAGTAA